The following is a genomic window from Sporosarcina jeotgali.
GCTTGATTGCAACAACGTCGTGTTACAAAAATGCCTCCTCAGATAGTTGGATTATTTATTTTTGGCAAGTCCATAAATCTAAATAAGTATCTCTTTATTTGAAGGCCATAGGAATTAAGGTAATGTGGAAGACGACTATTTAATAGTGCTCTATTCTTTACATTAATCTATTTCCCATTTTACATCTATCTTCCCTCTCAAATTATCCCCTGTGAGGACTACTCTATATATTCCTGACTTTTTTGCTTTAAACTGGAATGCAATTGTATCATAGTCTTCGTACGGCTCGTCTAATTCTGTCATTCCCGCCAGCTCCCCGTTATTGTCTAAAATATGATACCCATATCCCCCTCCGTTTTTTTCCTTAAAGGATATATAAGTTGTTACTAGATCTCCTTTTTCTAAAGCAATTGGAATTTCATTTTTCCCATTGAAACGCGTAAACTCTGCGAAAAATGATGATTTTGTCTTTTCTTCCGTCCATCCTTCTTTTATAGTAAAATCCATGGGTCTTATATATAACAATATGGGAATCACTAAAAGAAAGGTCCATGCTAAACGATTTTTCTTCACTAAAAAGTAGTAGCTAAAGGCGTAGATAAACGCACATAATGCTCCGACACTTCCAGCAATCATTGCATAAAAGTTTACGCCCATAAAGGGAATAAATATGATAAATCCCAAAATGCAGTGTAATACGATACTCGTCTTGATTGTGAACTTTTTCCATTTGTAACCAATTAAATCGATTAGCATTGTAGTCATTAGTGCATATACGCAAATCCATCCCCAAAACGTTATATTTGATAAAGACTCTGTAAACTCGTATAAATCAAACCTAGTACTCAAAATGGTATACATACACATAATGAATACTAATAAACCTAGTGCTGCCAGTTTATTTAATATATACACCCATGGATGATTATTTAACTTTCCTCTTAAGTTCATAAGTCCCCCTAAATGAATTCTCAAAAATTATTGTTGGCAATGCGGCTGGATGGAAGCACAAACCAATACCGTTAAAGTACTCGATTTTAGAATATTCTTCTTTTCCATATATTTTTTATGTGGAACTAATGAAACTTGGGACAAGCTAATCCTTATTAGAGAATCGCACCCATATATGGAATAATGTTAAGCACGTTGATTTGCGTTCCAGCCGTACGCTTTCCGGAGGGCGTGGCTTGAGCCGCTTCCTTCGCTTCGCTACGTCCAGGGTCTCAAGCGCACGCTAATCCTCTCGGAGTCGACGGCTTGCACTCCAATCAACTGAGTGAGTACATCAAATTTTATTTTTTAAACGCACCCATTTACGAAACTACCACATTGGTTCATCTTTATTGCTCAATTTAATATTGAATAGAAGAAAGGGAACGAATAATAGACTTAAGTAACCTAATGTAAACCAACGTTGTGAGTCAGCCGATATATATTGTCTTTCACAACAGTTTGGACAGTCTTTTCCCTTTTTTGAAAAACCGAGTTTTAAAGTTTCTTTCAAACTCCATTTGTAATTGCAATTTGTACAGCGTGTCACAAAATCCCCCCCAATCTTGTTTCTAAACAATTTAACATTTTTGGCCCTATTGCGACATAGTGGTGTTAAAGAAAAGCACCCATATCTAGAATAATGTTAAGCACGTTGATTTGCGTTCCAGCCGTACGCTTTCCGGAGGGCGTGGCTTGAGCCGCTTCCTTCGCTTCGCTACGTCCAGGGTCTCAAGCGCACGCTAATCCTCTCGGAGTCGACGGCTTGCACTCCAATCAACTAAGAGTGTATTACCAAAGAATCGCACCCGATTGGGGAATGGACGTAATCGAATGTAGATTCCTGAATAAATGCAATACATGGCAAGAAGATTGAAACGGAATGCTATTCGGCAGGAATTAGCAGGCATGAAATATTATTTAGTCAATCACAACGTTCCCTACATATTGAGCATTTCCTTTATTGGTATCTAGATCAAACACAATTACATATTCACCGGCTTCATTTGGTAAATAGAAGGATTGTATTTCTTCAATTTCCAACTTTGTCTCACTGTTGTTTTGCCAAACTGAAACACTTACTCCATCAGAATCGAAATGGCCCTCTTCAAGGGTATATTCAACTTTCTGTCCGGAATTAAAGTGCATTGGTTCTTGTTTTTTTGCTAACGCTTGAATATCATCGGTTTTTTTATTGTATTGTTCATCCGAATACCACTCGATATTGGTTTCTTCTAATTCTACTTCTTGGTTAATATCATCTGGATTAATTAGAGAAACGGTTGGGGGAGAAAAGTCGTAGTCTTCTCCAAGACAACCAGTTAAAGATAATGTTAATAAAAACACTAAAGATATTTTTAATAACGTTTTCATTGCGCACCTCATTAAGTTTAATTATGTTGCAAAATGGCCCGTTTGAAGTAAAGACTTATGCGACAAATGCCCCCGTTAACGGAATGGACTATCTAAAGCCATGTCCACTACCTTGTGCAGAATCCCTTTTTTTAATTAATAAATCTGAGATCACAAATGATATTGCGGGAACTAATGGCAACAAAATTATCCAACTTCTGAAGCCCAAATAAAGTAAAGGAGCAATAAAAGCGATAGCACCAAAAAATATAGTTAATCTGGACTTTCTCTTTAATCCGAGTAAAAGAAAGATAATAGACATGATAATTATTAATCCCAAGAAGATATTTATCAAAACATTCTCCCCTTTCGCCTCTAAATGGCCCGTTTGAAGAACATCCTATCTACCACAACTGCACCCGATTGTGTATTTTCACAATCATTATTTAAACCATACGTAGTAAAAAGAAAATAGAATTGAAATAAGAAACACTATAAAAATGACTATATTCAAATTTTTACTTCTAACCTTGAAAATATCGTTTTTACCTTTCAATAAAAACTCAGTAGCGTAGAAGAAAATAAGAAATGCCACTGTAAGCAAAAGTAAATTTGAAGTGTTTAAAGTATCAAGTAATGTCAGTATAAATACCAAGATTGGGAATAATAATAACTTTAATATGACATTCACCTTTTCCGTCTTTTAGAATATGGCCTATTGCGGTATGGGCACGATTCTTTATACAGTAATTGCACCCATTAGTTTAAGATCCAATCGTCCAAAGATTCTTTAATAATGTTTTCTGTGGTCGTAAATGGGAGCGTGTGATATTCCCAGTCAAGGAAACCGTTTTTAGACGCTTTCGTTAAAAAAAGCATTTCAAGTTTATTTTCAACAAAGACTTGTGTTAAATAAATGTTGTTTCCGGAGTATTTTGTATAAAAGTAAAGGTCAGTTATATCTAAAATATTTTGTCCTTTTCTATCTCTTTCGGCATTTATCTCACTGACATAGTAATCTTCATTACTCACATTGCTTTCTTGTAATTTTAGGTACACTGTATCTAAATTCACCAGAATTACAACAACCAATATTACAAAAACAAACGATATAATTATCTTTTTCATAACTTCCCCCATAAGACAAATCATCCTCTTCACTCCACTCCCCCCTTAGCAGAAGAAGTTAAGTTCTAATTCCCTTAGCCCAATGGTTCTTCTCCAAATCTTCTCCAGAGAACAGGAAAAAAACTTTCCAAGTCATCTTCTTCCCAATCAAATTCAATATCAGTTTCTGTTGGTAGTCCCTTTTTCTCAAGGGCATCTAATACCTCATTATGGAGATCATCATCCCATTCAATATCACCAGTTTTTATTAGCGTATAGGCATCTAATCCAACTGAAAGTAATTCTTCATTCTGAGGCATGCCTTCAGCATCAAGGTTATTTTCATTTATATATTCTTGTAACCGGGCACAATATTCCAGCTACTGTTTTGCACAATAAACCAGGAGTAAATCTGGGGTAATGCGCTCAGTTTTTCACATTATCTCATAATGTGAATATATATTTTCAAATTAATTCAGCTAGCGATTCGTAAGAAATACCCCTTAGAAAGGGGCATCTACTGGAATATAATCTTCTTTTTGAACGCGTACTTTATAAATCTCGTGTTCATGAAGCGTGAACACAACGTCCCCATTTAAAGTTACCAACCAATCATTATCTTTTTCTAGAAATGCAGTGAAATAATACTGATCAATCTTGACTTCGAATGAATAGCCCTGCTGGATCCAGTAGCGTGTGTGTCCTATCCATAGGCGCCATTCTTCAATAGAGTGATCATAGACCAATATCCCTCGTTTCATGATAAGCTACCATCCTCAATGGCTAACTGAACAACTTCCTCATCAATGACTTCCTTTTTCAATTGGGCTCCAAATAATAAGCTGTTAATGGTTAATGTGTTGATGGCCCTCGGCCATCCTTGTGAACGCAAGGCAATGGCTTCTATCGCATTTTCATTAAAGATTGGCATTTTAGCTCCTGCTAATGTCATGTGATGAGCGATATAGGTAACGACTTCGTCCTTTGAAAGGGCATGAATTTCGTATTTCATAATAAGACGCTGCGCTAGCGGACGATTATGCTGTAATTGTAAGCGCGTTTTTAGGTGAGGTAATCCAGATAAAATTAAGATGAATGGCGTCTTGGAATCCATTTGAAAGTTAAACAGGAGCGCAATATCTTGAAGAAAAGCATCCTTTGCCATATGCATCTCGTCCAGGATGAAAACAGGAGTCATCTTCCTTTCGACAGCCATTCTTTCGATACCTTGTTGGATTTGCCGAAAAAGATCCACCTTCCTAAATTTAGGCTCTTCTCCAAGACCGTAGATGAGACCCCGATAGAAATCCATGACGCCTCCGGTAGACAGGGGGAAATAGACGACATGATACAAGGACGGATTCAGTGATTCTGTGAACATTCTGAGGGTGAATGTCTTGCCAACACCTGGATCGCCTATCAAGAGACCGATTCCTTTTGATTTCTGTAAATACTGTAGTCCTTGTATAGCACCCTGATAATCCTCAGACTGGAAAGCTTCTGACGATCCCAATTCCTTTGAAAATGGAGTGCGTGCTAAGGAGTAAAATGATTTATACATGTGTCTTACCTCCATTCTCTTCTGAATGGATAGCTACAGAGAATGGAGAACGTGTTCTCTTTACGTGTGCGTTGTCATGTACGTTGACCAGGATTGCTTCTCCCACACGTTTATCTTCTTCAAAAATATAAACCCCTTTATCATCGATTCGTATATCAATCGACTCCCCTATGAAGCGATTGGGTACTTCATACAGTTTCTTATTTAGCGTAATTGTGCTGTCTGCTTTTACTTTCCTATGCTCACGTTTCAAGAAAATTGTATCTAGCACATCGATATCCTCAAGGAAGGTTACATGATCAAGCTGAGACTGAAAGACCTCATGAGGGGTTTGTCCTTCAAGGGAAGCATGCACTCTACGGTGATAATCTTCTTCTAGCCATCGCCAGAAGCGCTCATTTAACTCCTCTACAGAATGGACAGGATCTTTTCTTAAAAGCGGATAGAAACGTGTCTGGACGGTTTTGAAAAACCTTTCTATTTTGCCTTTACTTTGAGGATCATAGGGCTGTGTGTGTGCGAGCGTGATGCCTATTTGAGCACAGGCATACTGTAATGTTTCGGAGCGATAAATCTTACCGTTATCTGCGTAAATAATGGTTGGCTTGCCCCGTCTAATTAATGCTTCCTTTGTGACAACACGTAATCCATCAAACTTTTCCGATGTGAAAAACTGCCCGTAGGGCACTAACCTTGAACAATCGTCTATATAGGCGATCAAAAAGGTTTTTACGCTTTTCTCTTTTATCGTTAGGTACGGTCCATGGGATAAGTCTGCCTGCCATAGTACGTTTACTTTGTCGTGGGCAAATCGTTTTCTTTCCTGCGTTACTCCAATATGTTTCCCCACAAGGTTGTGTTTTTTCAATAATCGATTTATAGTAGAGTATGAAACTTCATTTTTGTTGATCTCTCCTTTCTTAATCAGTTGTTCGTAGAAGACGCTGATGGGCATATGGAGGGATTTTTTTCGTTTGTCCAGTAGATGATCCTGTTCATCTGACGAGAGCCTCCTTGATACGCCTCGATCTGCACGCTTCTTTGGTTTTAACGCTTCAAAGCCATTTCTTCGATAGTGAAGTAGCCACTCCTGTACAGTTTTAGCTGCGATTTTACGTTCACCATAATGTGGAACCATATGCATCTTTCCTTCAATCTCATTCAAATACGTCTTTGCCTCAACTTGTTGATTTACTAATGGCGCAATGAGGCCGTAACGAAACAAGGCCACTTCATCTCTTGTTTTTTCATTCATGGAATCTTCCTCCTTTAATTGGAAGGACGACCGGTCATCCATGAGTATTATTCTACATTTATCCCAATTATCCGACTATGAAAAAGGTGTGTGGGATAAATAATCTGTAAATTATCTAGTGGTTTGTGGTAGAATTAATGTGCCATAAAATATTTTGATAAGTGACCCCAGCTCCTTCGTAAGAAGGAGGATTCGCCAAAATCCAGGATCCTTTTCATATATTTTTTGGCTTCTTTTCTTTCATCGCAAGAAATCCCCGAAACACTCCCATTGTCTATGAAATAGCTATGAATCCATTTTAAATTCTTCAAATAACGTTTCAAATGAAAGTGTAGTAATTGCCGATAAGTATTGTTCTTCTTTCCATCAAGAACGCGTTTAATACGGCTAAGAATCGTAAAAAGCGTGTATTGGAAGTATGGGAGAAGAAAGTCAGGCAAGATGGAAAAACTCGTTTGACACATCAAACATTTCATACGACAAATGGGAATTCTAACGGTTAGTTCATCATTCACTCCATTTCTCCAATAGAATCCGTGACGATGGATGTTTCCATGTGATACACAATGACAATGTGGACAGTGATCAAATAGAGGAAATGCGTTGGAAATCCCTCGTTCTTGATATTCTTTTAATCCGATTCCAAAGTTATGAGAAATGATCATAAAAAAACCTCCCGAATTAATATGCAAAAAATTTAGCATATTATCTCAGAAGTGTACAGTGTGCAATCTGGAGGAATTTGAAAAAGGCATAGTCTTTTCTGATGGTTTAAAGTGAGCGTCTACAATATTCTGCTAAATATTCTTGATTTTCCATTACCTTGTTAAATATTTTTTCCCCTTGTCCAATCAACCATCCTCTAAAATAGTCAAAACTATCGTCAGAACAGCCTCCCATCAGAACAAAAGCTGCTCCCCATAAACGAGATTGATAACTAGCGTTCATTAGTTCTTGAAATAAAAATTCAAAGTCTAACACTTCTTCTAATCCTCTTTGAGCAAGTTGCTCTGTTAACCATTCGTCTTGGTCAAATTCCTTTGAGCCTTCTATTAATTCCCAAAATTCCTTCTTGTCCAATAAACTCACCTCATATTTTCCTGATTTAGATATCGAATGTTATTAAATCTGTCCCTTTTCTTGAATAACCTTGTACGATTAACGCCCCTGATGGTTGAATTAGAATATTCTATCCTTCAAGTAATACTTCATAAACAATTTCTTCCTCTTCCCATTCAATAATCAAATTATAGGTATCATCATCATTTGTCTTATATATCTTTGTCCCTACTGGTAATTGAACAGCTGCACCATCTTTAAACAACCATCTATTACTGGTTTGTCTTGTGATTTCGCCGAGTAGTTCACCTTTTATAAGTTCTAATTCTTGAGTCCTTTCTATTTTGGAAGCATTTATATAAACTAGACCGTCATTCCATTGAAAGATATCTGCATCTTCGTTTTCCTTTATTATTTCGTTTGCGGTCGGATTACCTATACTGTTCGAACAAGCTGATAAAATCGAAGTAAGCAATGCCATAATCATAATCACTTTCTTTATAATATCATCCCCTCTCCCTTAGATAATCTGGCTCAATTCAAGCACAATCCTGTTCGGTTAATGCCTTCGATAAAGGAAAATGAAGCAGATTAAGCACTAATTAGTTAAATACTACTCATTTTACTATTGGGGTATTTGCATTGTTTAACCAATCATTGATAAACGGTGATTGATGGGGATTCATATTATTCGGAAGCCCTTCTTTTGAGAAAAAACGTAATTGTTTACTTTCTGCACATGGCTTAAGACTTCCTTCATATTTTTTTGATAGGAATATGATTTGGATGCTATACACCCTGTCGCCATTTGGATAAACTGCAAAACCGTTTTCACCTGAATATATTCCAAACAGAGAGAATTCAGTAATTTCAAGATTTGTTTCCTCAGATACCTCGCGTTTTACAGTCTCTTCAAAGGTTTCACCGATTTCCATGATTCCACCTGGAATACCCCAAATGTCTTGTCCAGTTCGTTCCTGCAATAGAATTCTTCCTTGTGGGTCTACTATAATTGCCCCGCAACCAATTTTTAGCAATGTCTTGTTACCAACCATTTCTCTCATTGTTTTAATATAATCATTCATGAAATTTCACCTCAAATAAAAAATACATTACCTGAAACCAAAACATTTTTAAAAACAATCTTTTTCAATTTGGGCCGATTGGAGAATGGACGCAAGTTCTTGTACCAGAATGGCCACAGATTCGGGAACAGTCCTTCTTCCGTAACCTCCCAGTTTATAAGACAGGCGTTATTGAAATGTATCAGGTTCGTCTATAACGATACTTCCCGATACATTAATCTTATCCCAGATCCACGTCTGATAAATTCGATCGAGTTCAACTCCTAAATCTTCTTCATCCAGACTTTCATCAATCTCTAATTCTTCAAAAGTAAATTTCTCTCTTGCCTCAGTACCTGCGAATGTACGATTGGTAAATGAAAAAGTTACTGATTTAACCAGTTCACTCAACTCCTTCTAATCATTACTATTTTCTGAATCTGGCCGATTGCAGCACAGCTCTTATGCTGTAACCGCACATATTATTTAAACGACTTTTTCATTTCAAAAAGACTGTTTAGGAAACCTATACAGTCTTTTCTGCAGAAGAAAACGTTGATTCTCACTTTTTTTGCGGAACTAATACGGTCCTTTCAAGTGGAGCTCCTCCCATAGAAACCTGCCGTTTTAGTATGACATAAGAACGTCCGTCCACTACGTACTGGCCGTCTCCCTTATACTCCACAGTGCTTCCTCGTTTTTCCAATTCTTTAATTACTGCATTTGCCTGATCCGTGAGATTTGTATATCTGCCATCCAGCGTCAAAGAAATATTGCCTTTTCGATACCCCATGAGCATATTAAACACAAACAATATAACGGCAAATGCACCTATTGTAATTAACCAAGTCGCCATCGTTCATTCCTCCTTTATCTCGTTTTTCAAAGTTGCGTGAAGACTATTAGCAATACTATGCTGTATTTATAGCCTTATCCTAAAAATAAATTTCTGCTCCCCTTACTTTTGATTGAAGTGCCAAAGTTGCTTCAATGGTATTTTTTCATATTCCAAATTAGTTTTCTCTTTTAAAACTTGATGGAAAATAACATCTATAAATCCGGTATAAAAGCTTAAAACAACCTCACAGTGGGCTAAGGCTACGTGGTCAGTTAATTGTTTCATGAACGCATCTATATATTCAATGTGTTCATCTTTTACTGGGACATTGGAATACACACTAACTATAATTAAATTCTTTCTTAAATCTACTTCTGTATGATTACTTGGTAAGTTTAAATCAGTTATGTTAGGAGCATGATTTTCATCTGAAATAAACATTCGATAAGTATCTTCTCCACATCGAATATCCCAGACTTCTAAATCTGTAAATCTTAGCTTTCTTTCAAAATCATTAATCATT
Proteins encoded in this region:
- a CDS encoding TIGR04104 family putative zinc finger protein, which codes for MTRCTNCNYKWSLKETLKLGFSKKGKDCPNCCERQYISADSQRWFTLGYLSLLFVPFLLFNIKLSNKDEPMW
- a CDS encoding molybdate metabolism regulator; amino-acid sequence: MPQNEELLSVGLDAYTLIKTGDIEWDDDLHNEVLDALEKKGLPTETDIEFDWEEDDLESFFPVLWRRFGEEPLG
- a CDS encoding DUF5348 domain-containing protein, producing MKRGILVYDHSIEEWRLWIGHTRYWIQQGYSFEVKIDQYYFTAFLEKDNDWLVTLNGDVVFTLHEHEIYKVRVQKEDYIPVDAPF
- a CDS encoding ExeA family protein; this encodes MYKSFYSLARTPFSKELGSSEAFQSEDYQGAIQGLQYLQKSKGIGLLIGDPGVGKTFTLRMFTESLNPSLYHVVYFPLSTGGVMDFYRGLIYGLGEEPKFRKVDLFRQIQQGIERMAVERKMTPVFILDEMHMAKDAFLQDIALLFNFQMDSKTPFILILSGLPHLKTRLQLQHNRPLAQRLIMKYEIHALSKDEVVTYIAHHMTLAGAKMPIFNENAIEAIALRSQGWPRAINTLTINSLLFGAQLKKEVIDEEVVQLAIEDGSLS
- a CDS encoding DDE-type integrase/transposase/recombinase, which codes for MNEKTRDEVALFRYGLIAPLVNQQVEAKTYLNEIEGKMHMVPHYGERKIAAKTVQEWLLHYRRNGFEALKPKKRADRGVSRRLSSDEQDHLLDKRKKSLHMPISVFYEQLIKKGEINKNEVSYSTINRLLKKHNLVGKHIGVTQERKRFAHDKVNVLWQADLSHGPYLTIKEKSVKTFLIAYIDDCSRLVPYGQFFTSEKFDGLRVVTKEALIRRGKPTIIYADNGKIYRSETLQYACAQIGITLAHTQPYDPQSKGKIERFFKTVQTRFYPLLRKDPVHSVEELNERFWRWLEEDYHRRVHASLEGQTPHEVFQSQLDHVTFLEDIDVLDTIFLKREHRKVKADSTITLNKKLYEVPNRFIGESIDIRIDDKGVYIFEEDKRVGEAILVNVHDNAHVKRTRSPFSVAIHSEENGGKTHV
- a CDS encoding DUF6431 domain-containing protein translates to MIISHNFGIGLKEYQERGISNAFPLFDHCPHCHCVSHGNIHRHGFYWRNGVNDELTVRIPICRMKCLMCQTSFSILPDFLLPYFQYTLFTILSRIKRVLDGKKNNTYRQLLHFHLKRYLKNLKWIHSYFIDNGSVSGISCDERKEAKKYMKRILDFGESSFLRRSWGHLSKYFMAH
- a CDS encoding DUF4240 domain-containing protein yields the protein MDKKEFWELIEGSKEFDQDEWLTEQLAQRGLEEVLDFEFLFQELMNASYQSRLWGAAFVLMGGCSDDSFDYFRGWLIGQGEKIFNKVMENQEYLAEYCRRSL
- a CDS encoding NUDIX hydrolase, whose product is MNDYIKTMREMVGNKTLLKIGCGAIIVDPQGRILLQERTGQDIWGIPGGIMEIGETFEETVKREVSEETNLEITEFSLFGIYSGENGFAVYPNGDRVYSIQIIFLSKKYEGSLKPCAESKQLRFFSKEGLPNNMNPHQSPFINDWLNNANTPIVK